The segment ACTCGGCGTGTGGAAGTCGTGACGGCGGTGCCACGCTGAACCGATTCCGAAGCGCCCGGCCCGAATGCCGGGCGCGAAACTAAGGAGGCAAGCACATTCGACTCGCCCGGCAGGCTCTGATGACCTTCGTGTGGCAGCAGGGCGGCAAGATGTTCGAGATGCTGCTGTTCACGATCATCTCGATCGTGGTCGCTCGGCTGCTGGGACCCGAGAAGTCAGGGGTGTACGCTGCAGTCGGAGCGGTCCAGGGCATCCTCTGTGCTCTGGTTGCCTTCGGGTACGAAGAGTCGCTAACCAACTTCCTGGGCCGATATTCGGACAAGCCAGGGGTCATCTCCTTCATCTTGCGCGAGCTGTTGAAGCGCCGCCTGTTATACGTGTCTCTGGGAATGGGCCTGATGGCTGCGCTTGCCTCCTACGTCACCGCTTCGCAGGGCATCCGCGGCTACGAGTGGGCCGTCCATCTCAGCGCGCTGATGGGTATCGCATCGTCGCTCGGTACCTTCTTCACCTTCACGCTGATCGCGCTATTCGATGTGAAAGTGAACAACGTCATGCGCGCGGTCACTCTGGTCGTCCAGCTGGTCCTCGTGGTGTGGCTGATCAAGGCTGGCTACGGCATCGCGGGGGCCATTTGGTCCTACATCATCGCGATGTCGGTGTACCTGCTGGGCATTGCGTGGCCCGTCGTCCGCCACATGCTGCCGAAGCCGGAGCGCATAGAGATCAAGCCGGTGGTGCGTTTCGGCCTCGGGCTGTGGGTGAATGCGCTCGTAGGGCTGGTTTTGGGCAAACAGCTCGGTCTCATCGTGTTAGGCGCTTTCGGGGTCGAGGAAGCATGGCGCGGCTTTTTCAATGCTGCATTCAACACGCGCGTGCTCGCCGACCAACTGATGCTTGCGGGGTTTGGGGGCACCGCACTGGCGGCAGCCGCTCGATTGGCGGAGAGACAGGGCACCGAAGGGCTGGCGCTAGCTTGGCGGCTGAACGTTAGACTTACGACATTGCTCGCGGTGCCTACGATGGTGTTCTTCATGTTCCAAGCGCCACGGGCGATCCATCTTCTGTTTGGGGAGGCTTTCCTGCCTGCCGCAACGGTGTTCCTCTGGCTTGCCGCGCCTACCGTACTCGCCCGGGCGTACGGTGGCGGGGCGAGCAGCACGGTGATGAGCGCGGGTGGCATGGTGGCACTGGTCGTGAAGCAATACGTTGTCGGCGGAGTGGCGTCCATCGTGCTGAGCGTGCTGGCTGTGTGGCTGGTCCGGCCGTATGGAACGGAAGCTGCGGTCAACGCCCTCGCCCTCGCGATGGGAGTCGCGTTCATCATCACTTCGGGACTCGGGTTCGCGGTGGTGAGGCGCGTGTACGATGTCCGCTTCCCCACGGCCTACACGCTGAAGATCTTCGCCATCTCGGCGCTTGCAGGGGCCTCGACGCTCTGGCTCGGTGGAGGGCGTTCACTGTGGGTTCTGCCGCTCGCCTTACAGTTCATCGTCGTGTTCTATGCACTTGCACGGGTTGTCCGACCGTTCAGTGCCGAGGACTACTCGGTGGCCCAGAAGGCCTCTCGACGGATATCGAAATTCGTGCGGCCGTTGGTCGGGGAGCCGATTCCGGAAGACGAAGAGGGCTAGTCGGTCGCGTGCTATAATCCGTGACGATGATCGAGGGCGTTCGTACCGTGCCGCTGCGGCCCAATGCCGACGAGCGCGGCTTTCTCATGGAACTGCTGCGCAGCGACGACCCGCACTTCCAAAAGTTCGGTCAATGCTATGCATCCCTGAACTACCCCGGCGTGATTCGCGCCTGGCACTGGCACGAGCGACAGACCGACTATTGGGCCGTAGTGAGGGGCATGGTGAAAGCTGCGTGTTTCGATCGTAGACCGCAATCGCCCACCTTCGGCGAGGTGAACGAGTTCTTTCTCGGCGAGCAGAACCCGTGCATGCTCATCATCCCCGAAGGCGTCGCGCACGGCTACAAGACTATCGGCGTGGACCCCTCGCTGCTAATCAACTTCCCGACAGAGCCATACGACCGGCAGAACCCCGACGAGCAGCGGATCCCCTTCGATTCCCCCGAAATCCCCTACGAATGGGAGATCGAGCATCGTTAGCGACCCGGTGAGCGGATGAGCCGACTCGAAGTCATCTCGCTAGGTGGATGCGGCGAGATCGGCAAGAATTGCTTCCTACTGCGCCAGAACGGCTCCATTCTGGTGATTGACTGCGGACTCGCGTTTCCGTCGGACGAGATGTTCGGCGTGGACATCGTCATCCCGGACTTCACCTATTTGTTGGAGAACCGAGAAGAGATTGCCGGCATCATCATCACGCATGGGCACGAAGACCACGTGGGAGCCCTTCCCTACTTGCTCCGCGACCTCGACGTGCCCGTGTACATGAGCCGCTTCACCAAGGTGCTTACCGAGCCCAAGATTCAGGAGAGGCTTAGGGGCAAGAAACGGCGGATCGAGGCCTTCGAGGCAGGCGACGACCTGACAATCGGCCCCTTCGGTGTCGAGACGATTCGGGTGACGCACAGCATTCCGGAAGCCTGCTCGCTGGCAATCCGCACCGAGACGGGGATCGTGTTCCACACCGGCGACTTCAAGTTCGATAACACACCGGTGGACGGACAACTCACCGACTTCGACAAGGTAAGCCGCATCGCGCGTGAAGGGGTTTTGCTGCTGCTTAGCGACTGCACGGGCGTGGAGCGGCCCGGGTGGGGGCCGTCGGAGTCGCACGTGAGCCACACGCTGGAGGAAGTGTTTGCGGAAGCGCCCGGGCGAATCCTAGTTACCACGTTCGCGTCGAATGTCCACCGCGTGCAGCAGGTCGTGGACTGCGCGAGGCTCTATGAGCGCAAGGTGGCCATCGTGGGCCGCCGCATGGAGCAGAACGTGGACGTGAGCATCGCGCACGGCTACCTGCACTTCGACCCCGAGACTCGTATTCGCATCCAGGAAGTGGACCGCTACCCCGACGACCAGGTCGTTATCGTGACTACCGGGGCGCAGGGTGAGCCGCTCTCCGCACTCACTCTGATGGCGCAGGACGAGTACCCGAAGGCGCGCATCAAGCCTGGTGACACGGTGATTATCTCCGCCACACCCATTCCCGGCAACGAGGCGTCCGTGTGGCGCACCGTCAACCGTCTGTTCGCACTCGGCGCGAAGGTAATCTACAGCCACGTCGCGTCCGTCCACGTAACCGGCCATGCGTGCGCCGAGGAACTGAAGATGATGCTCGCGCTCACGCGGCCGCAGTTCGTCGCTCCCGTGCACGGCGAGGCGCGCCATGTAGCGCACTACCGAGAGATGGCGACCGCAATGGGTTATCGCCCCGAGAACATCCTGTCGCTGGACCTAGGCATCCCGCTGGTGTTGGATGGCCAGGGAGCATGGCACGGCGAGCCGATTCCGTGCGGCAGAGTGCTGGTGGATTCCGTTGGCGGCGAGGAAATATCGGAGGACGTGGCGCGTGACCGCAGGCAGCTCGCGAAGGATGGTATCGTGTTCGTGTCGGTCGGAATAGACATCGAGAATGGCGCCATCGTCTCGGGCCCCGACTTCACCGCGCGTGGCCTGGCGTGCGAGGATGAGGATGTGTTCGAAGAGGCTGCCGAAGAGGTCCGCAAAGCCGTCGAGAACCTGAACCTGGCCGAGAGCCGGGACGTGGATGCGGTACAGGCGGAAATCCGCGACCTCACACGACGATTCCTTCGCAAACGCACGCAGCTTCGACCCGTGGTGGTAGCTGTCGTCCTCGAAGCCTAGGGATACCACCGCCGCCGTGCGAGCATCGCAACGGCGAGGGGCGCAAGCAACAGCCCGGGCAACATATCGGCCACTGGAATCTCCTTCAGGCCCAGGATGCGCACGCCCAGCGCGATGAGCATCAGGCCACCGCATGCTGTCAGCTCCTCGATCCGACCCTCTCCTGCGGTGACCTTCGAGAGCGAGCGAGCAGCCAGGGTGAGCGCCCCCTGAACGACCAGCACGGTGGCAGCCGAGAACAGCACACCGACTCCCAACGCCGCCGCGAAGAACAGCGCAGAGATGCCGTCGAAGATGCTCTTCACGAACAAGAGCGGCGACTTGCCCGTCAGCCCGTCCTCGATGCACCCCAGCACCGTCATCGGGCCGACGCAGAACAGCAGGCTGGCCGCGACGAACCCCGCGGCGAAGTTGCCATCGGAGTTGGTGGCGAAATGGCTTTGCAACACCTTGCCGAGGGAGTCGAGACCTGCCTGAACGCCGATCAACGAGCCGAGCAACATTCCGACGAGCGCCGCACCGATGGGGACAACCGGGCTCTTGGTCTCGAGGAACATGCGCACGCCCAAGGCGACGGTGGCGACACCGATCACGTCTCGCACGTTGCTGCCAAGGCTCTCCGGCAACACACCCCGCAGCCCGAGGCCCGCTGCCGTACCAACGAGCACCGTCGCCGTATTCAGATAGGTCCCACGCACGAGCCGGATTGTAGCCCAACCCTATGCTAGACTGAACCGAGCAGATATGAACGCCGTCACCATCGCGCAACGAGTCGCTCAGGTTCGCGAGCGGATCGCCGCAGCGTGCATGCGAGCGGGGCGCGATCCCTCCGATGTAACGATCGTCGCGGCATCCAAGTCTCGAACCCCGGACGAGATACTCGAAGCCTACCGAACGGGCATTCTGGACTTCGGCGAGAACTATTGGCAGGACGCGAGGACCAAAATCGAGGCTTGCCTACCGAACATCCGGTGGCACTTCATCGGGGTGCTGCAGTCCAACAAGGCCAAGTACGTGGCCAGACACTTCCAAGTTCTTCAGTCACTACACTCGTTGGAACTTGCTGTTACTCTGTCCAAGGCGCTGACAGTAGTTGACAAAAAGCTTCAGGTTTTGGTAGAAGTTAACGTAGACCGCGAGCACAGCAAGTCCGGAGTGCCGCCCGAGCAGGCTTTAGAGTTGGCGGCCGAGGTCGGGAGCGTTCCGAGGCTCGAGCTGTGCGGGTTGATGACGATGGGAGCCGCAGGCGTGTCGGAGTCCGAACTACGGACACGGTTTCGGATGATGCGCGCGCTGTTCGAGCAGTTGCCCCCCCAGGGGAGGCGGATTCTCTCCATGGGGATGACATCGGATTACGAAGTGGCCGTCGAGGAAGGCGCCACGATGGTTCGGATCGGAACTGCGATCTTCGGACCGCGGCCGCAGTAACCAGGAGGAACACTCATGGATGAGGTCATTGAACACGAGGAGCGCGGACTACTCAGTAGAGTTAAGCGTCTCTTCCGACGGGAAGATGAGGACGACGAATACGAAGAGGAGCCTTACGAGCTGCCGACTATGGACGGGAAGCGGGGTTTCGGTAAGATGCATCAGCTCCACCCCTACAACGTCTGCGTGAGGATGCACGTGAACTCGTTCGAGGATGCTCGCCAAGCGGCCGACGGGCTGAAGTACGGCGAGCAGCAGATTCTGAACATGCTGGAGACGGAGCCGGGCCTTCGGCAGACAGTTGTGGATTTCCTTTCAGGCGTTGTTTATGCCCAAGAAGGCAGTGTCGAAAAGCTTGCAGAGCACGTGTACCTGTTTGCGCCGCGCCAGGCGGTGGTGGATGTGTCCCCGCCATCGCCCCGCGTGGCGAGCATGAACAACTAGGTAGTCTGATTGGGGGGGGGCACCACTCACCGCCCCCCCGTTCTTCTTTCCTCGGACGCTTCGGACTAGTCGGACGTGCCTCGTCGGCGAAAGCCCAGTGAGCTCCCTGCCCCGGCCCGCGTCCGACGCACTGCAGCCGCAGGCGCCTTAGTCCCTAAGCGTCATCGTGAGGTTCGCCACTCGGCAGGTCACCTCGTACCCATACCACGTCGCAGGTGGTGGTCGTTTCCGCCCAAATGCTTCGAGGCTTTCACGGCCCCGACCCACTCCCAGGCTGGATTCCCGCCTCCGCGGGAATGACGGGGGGGTGCTGGATTCCCGCCTTCGCCGCAGCGAGTAGCCCGCATACTGGATTCCCGCCTTCGCGGGAATGACAATGGCCGTCGAGGGAATAAGAAAAGGGATTCAGACCTTGATTGGTAATTTCCATTTCCGCGAAGGCGGGAATCCAGTAGTCATGGGGCGGTGTCGTCGGACTCACGAGCGGGTGAACCGCCGCCGGCCGCGAACCCGGTGAGTCACGGGAAGGCACCACTTGCCGGAGTCAGCCGGCGATCTCATCGTACAGGTCACGCCAGTCGTGGTTAGCCTCCTCGATCAGCCTCAGCTTCCAGGCCCTGCGCCACTTCTTCAGGTGCTTCTCGCGCGCCAGCGCGTCGCGGATGTCGTCGTACAGCTCGTAGTGCACCAACAGGTGCACACCGTAGCGCTTGGTGAAGCACTCGACGGCATTGGTGCGATGCTCCCACACCCTCCGGACGATGTCGGAGGTGACACCGATGTAGAGGGTGCCATTGCGTCGGCTTGCCATGATGTAGACGGCGGGCTGCTTGCGCATGGACGGCGCCATTGTTCCTCCGAGTGTCTGCCGGATGCCGGGTGGGTGGCACACTGGATTCCCGCCTTCGCGGGAATGACAATGGCCATCGCGGGAATGACAGAACGAGTACGCCGCTCACGCAGTGATTGTCATTCCCGCGAAGGCGGGAATCCAGGGGCCAGCGAACGGACAGCCTGCCCGTGAGTCTGTGGCCAGGCGTCAGCGGCTGAGGGCGGCGACCAGGTCGCAGACCGGTACTTCGGTCTGGGATTGGGCGCGGAGGTCCTTCACGACCACCGCATCGCGCGACCACTCGTCCTCGCCGAGCACCACGGCGAAGCGCGCGCCGGAGCGATCCGCCTGGCGGAACTGGCTCTTCGCGCTGCGGGTCTCGAGGTCCAGGTCCGTCGCGATGCCTGCCTGGCGGAGCTCCGTCGCCAGCTTCAGGGCCCGCGGCCCCATCTCCGCACCGATGGCCACCACGAAGGCGACCGGCGCATCCTGCGCAATCGGGGCAGTCTCGTCCAGCAGCATGAGCGCC is part of the Fimbriimonadia bacterium genome and harbors:
- a CDS encoding oligosaccharide flippase family protein: MTFVWQQGGKMFEMLLFTIISIVVARLLGPEKSGVYAAVGAVQGILCALVAFGYEESLTNFLGRYSDKPGVISFILRELLKRRLLYVSLGMGLMAALASYVTASQGIRGYEWAVHLSALMGIASSLGTFFTFTLIALFDVKVNNVMRAVTLVVQLVLVVWLIKAGYGIAGAIWSYIIAMSVYLLGIAWPVVRHMLPKPERIEIKPVVRFGLGLWVNALVGLVLGKQLGLIVLGAFGVEEAWRGFFNAAFNTRVLADQLMLAGFGGTALAAAARLAERQGTEGLALAWRLNVRLTTLLAVPTMVFFMFQAPRAIHLLFGEAFLPAATVFLWLAAPTVLARAYGGGASSTVMSAGGMVALVVKQYVVGGVASIVLSVLAVWLVRPYGTEAAVNALALAMGVAFIITSGLGFAVVRRVYDVRFPTAYTLKIFAISALAGASTLWLGGGRSLWVLPLALQFIVVFYALARVVRPFSAEDYSVAQKASRRISKFVRPLVGEPIPEDEEG
- a CDS encoding dTDP-4-dehydrorhamnose 3,5-epimerase family protein codes for the protein MIEGVRTVPLRPNADERGFLMELLRSDDPHFQKFGQCYASLNYPGVIRAWHWHERQTDYWAVVRGMVKAACFDRRPQSPTFGEVNEFFLGEQNPCMLIIPEGVAHGYKTIGVDPSLLINFPTEPYDRQNPDEQRIPFDSPEIPYEWEIEHR
- a CDS encoding ribonuclease J is translated as MSRLEVISLGGCGEIGKNCFLLRQNGSILVIDCGLAFPSDEMFGVDIVIPDFTYLLENREEIAGIIITHGHEDHVGALPYLLRDLDVPVYMSRFTKVLTEPKIQERLRGKKRRIEAFEAGDDLTIGPFGVETIRVTHSIPEACSLAIRTETGIVFHTGDFKFDNTPVDGQLTDFDKVSRIAREGVLLLLSDCTGVERPGWGPSESHVSHTLEEVFAEAPGRILVTTFASNVHRVQQVVDCARLYERKVAIVGRRMEQNVDVSIAHGYLHFDPETRIRIQEVDRYPDDQVVIVTTGAQGEPLSALTLMAQDEYPKARIKPGDTVIISATPIPGNEASVWRTVNRLFALGAKVIYSHVASVHVTGHACAEELKMMLALTRPQFVAPVHGEARHVAHYREMATAMGYRPENILSLDLGIPLVLDGQGAWHGEPIPCGRVLVDSVGGEEISEDVARDRRQLAKDGIVFVSVGIDIENGAIVSGPDFTARGLACEDEDVFEEAAEEVRKAVENLNLAESRDVDAVQAEIRDLTRRFLRKRTQLRPVVVAVVLEA
- a CDS encoding DUF554 domain-containing protein, with amino-acid sequence MLVGTAAGLGLRGVLPESLGSNVRDVIGVATVALGVRMFLETKSPVVPIGAALVGMLLGSLIGVQAGLDSLGKVLQSHFATNSDGNFAAGFVAASLLFCVGPMTVLGCIEDGLTGKSPLLFVKSIFDGISALFFAAALGVGVLFSAATVLVVQGALTLAARSLSKVTAGEGRIEELTACGGLMLIALGVRILGLKEIPVADMLPGLLLAPLAVAMLARRRWYP
- a CDS encoding YggS family pyridoxal phosphate-dependent enzyme, which produces MNAVTIAQRVAQVRERIAAACMRAGRDPSDVTIVAASKSRTPDEILEAYRTGILDFGENYWQDARTKIEACLPNIRWHFIGVLQSNKAKYVARHFQVLQSLHSLELAVTLSKALTVVDKKLQVLVEVNVDREHSKSGVPPEQALELAAEVGSVPRLELCGLMTMGAAGVSESELRTRFRMMRALFEQLPPQGRRILSMGMTSDYEVAVEEGATMVRIGTAIFGPRPQ
- a CDS encoding cell division protein SepF, which produces MDEVIEHEERGLLSRVKRLFRREDEDDEYEEEPYELPTMDGKRGFGKMHQLHPYNVCVRMHVNSFEDARQAADGLKYGEQQILNMLETEPGLRQTVVDFLSGVVYAQEGSVEKLAEHVYLFAPRQAVVDVSPPSPRVASMNN
- a CDS encoding GIY-YIG nuclease family protein, producing the protein MRKQPAVYIMASRRNGTLYIGVTSDIVRRVWEHRTNAVECFTKRYGVHLLVHYELYDDIRDALAREKHLKKWRRAWKLRLIEEANHDWRDLYDEIAG